A genome region from bacterium includes the following:
- a CDS encoding nitrilase-related carbon-nitrogen hydrolase, whose translation MGKDKQTGGSKKVVTVGLVQMTCTKDRKENLSKAIEITQNLSSKGANIICFQEIFNLHWFPKNIDVSNFALAEEIPGEMTKVMGEVAKKEKIVLILPMFEKAEEGIYFNTAVVIDANGKILGKYRKNHIPHLPLWEERFYFTLGNLGYPVFKTKFATIGIQMCWDNFFPEGSRILGLKGAQIIFAPTACSFAFQAKWRKVLCANAIANNLFVARANRVGDEEGQKFHGGSIVIDPNGEIIAEAGEKDEILIADIDLDLIKETRNIWTFYANRRPETYKEVINPLP comes from the coding sequence CCGTTGGATTGGTTCAAATGACCTGCACTAAGGATAGGAAAGAAAATCTATCTAAAGCAATTGAGATTACTCAAAATCTTTCCTCAAAAGGAGCAAATATTATCTGTTTCCAGGAGATATTTAATCTTCATTGGTTTCCGAAAAATATTGATGTTTCAAACTTTGCATTAGCGGAAGAAATTCCAGGCGAGATGACTAAAGTAATGGGCGAAGTCGCCAAAAAAGAAAAAATAGTCCTGATTTTGCCAATGTTTGAAAAAGCGGAGGAAGGAATATATTTTAATACCGCGGTGGTAATAGATGCCAATGGAAAAATACTCGGTAAATATCGAAAAAATCACATTCCTCATCTACCACTGTGGGAAGAAAGATTTTATTTTACATTAGGGAACCTGGGTTATCCTGTGTTTAAAACAAAATTTGCGACAATTGGTATCCAGATGTGCTGGGATAATTTTTTCCCGGAGGGTAGTCGAATATTAGGATTAAAAGGGGCACAAATTATATTTGCTCCCACTGCCTGTAGCTTTGCCTTCCAGGCAAAATGGCGAAAGGTATTATGTGCTAATGCGATTGCTAATAATCTTTTTGTAGCAAGGGCTAATCGAGTTGGTGATGAAGAGGGACAAAAATTTCACGGCGGCAGTATTGTTATCGACCCAAATGGTGAGATAATCGCCGAGGCAGGAGAAAAAGATGAGATATTAATCGCCGACATAGACCTGGATTTAATAAAAGAGACACGAAATATCTGGACATTCTATGCTAATCGCCGACCAGAAACCTATAAGGAAGTAATTAATCCATTACCCTGA